One genomic segment of Chitinibacter sp. FCG-7 includes these proteins:
- a CDS encoding zinc-binding alcohol dehydrogenase family protein has translation MKAIAYQTAHPLTVELGLQDIDLPVPRPEGRELLIEVQAVSVNPVDTKIRNGVNAPDGAWKVLGWDATGVVTAVGPQASLFQVGDRVWYAGDISRQGSNAQYQTVDERIVGRMPSSLDFAAAAALPLTAITAWEMLFDRLQIAHSSSSSTPSEQQLLIIGAAGGVGSVMIQLARQLTGLTIIATASRPETQQWVRDLGAHHVIDHRLPLSEELQRIGIPQVTHIVSLNQTEQHLPQILESIAPQGHFGLIDDPRVLDVMPFKRKSVAIHWELMFTRSLYQTADMIEQHHLLNAVADLIDQGVLRTTVNEQFGLINAENLRRAHALLERGRVQGKIVLAGF, from the coding sequence ATGAAAGCCATTGCCTACCAAACTGCTCACCCGCTGACTGTCGAGCTGGGTTTGCAAGATATTGATTTACCAGTACCGCGCCCAGAAGGTCGAGAACTATTGATCGAAGTACAAGCCGTATCGGTCAACCCGGTTGATACCAAGATTCGTAATGGGGTGAACGCGCCAGACGGCGCATGGAAAGTGCTGGGTTGGGATGCCACCGGCGTGGTGACCGCCGTCGGGCCGCAGGCGAGTTTGTTTCAGGTCGGTGATCGGGTCTGGTACGCCGGTGATATTTCGCGCCAAGGTAGTAATGCGCAATACCAAACGGTGGATGAGCGGATTGTCGGCCGTATGCCGAGCAGCCTAGATTTCGCTGCCGCCGCAGCCTTGCCATTAACCGCGATTACCGCGTGGGAAATGCTGTTTGATCGCCTGCAAATTGCCCATTCTTCAAGTTCTTCAACACCGAGCGAGCAGCAATTGCTGATTATTGGTGCGGCGGGCGGCGTAGGCTCGGTGATGATTCAATTGGCGCGCCAATTAACGGGCCTGACGATTATTGCCACCGCTTCACGGCCCGAAACCCAGCAATGGGTGCGGGATTTGGGCGCGCATCATGTGATCGATCACCGCCTGCCGCTGAGCGAAGAGCTGCAGCGCATTGGCATCCCGCAGGTCACACACATTGTTAGCCTGAATCAGACCGAACAGCATTTACCGCAGATTCTGGAGAGCATCGCACCGCAGGGCCATTTTGGTTTGATCGACGATCCACGGGTGCTCGATGTGATGCCGTTCAAACGTAAAAGCGTGGCGATTCACTGGGAACTGATGTTTACCCGCTCGCTGTACCAAACCGCCGATATGATCGAGCAGCATCATTTGCTCAATGCGGTGGCCGATTTAATTGACCAAGGCGTGCTGCGCACCACGGTGAATGAGCAATTTGGCCTCATCAATGCAGAAAATCTTCGCCGTGCCCATGCACTACTCGAAAGGGGCCGTGTGCAAGGCAAGATTGTGCTGGCTGGGTTTTGA
- a CDS encoding alkene reductase: protein MFTQLFSAASLATHSLKNRIVMAPMTRCRTTQPGDIPNALMAEYYAQRVSAGLIISEATQISRQGQGYSFTPGIYTTAQINGWRLVTDAVHAAGGKIFLQLWHVGRMSHASFHGGEAPVAPSAILPQAQVWVADESGKGAMVDCPLPRALETAEIADIVDDFRRGAANAMAAGFDGVEIHGANGYLIDQFLRTTSNLRQDQYGGSRENRVRFLQEITAAVVDEVGAERVGVRLAPFITARGMDCPDIIPTILLAAEQLNRLGIAYLHLSEADWDDAPVVPLSFRQQLRNTFTGALIVAGGYTPEKAELILSQSLADLVAFGRPFIANPDFPRRIATGQSLAQLDGATLFGGNAKGYTDYPAAT, encoded by the coding sequence ATGTTTACCCAGCTATTTAGTGCAGCTTCATTAGCGACTCACTCACTCAAAAACCGCATCGTGATGGCGCCGATGACACGTTGCCGCACCACCCAGCCGGGTGATATTCCCAACGCCTTGATGGCCGAGTATTACGCACAGCGCGTCAGCGCCGGCCTAATCATTAGTGAAGCAACGCAAATTTCGCGCCAAGGGCAGGGCTATAGCTTTACGCCAGGTATTTACACTACGGCGCAAATCAATGGATGGCGCTTGGTCACCGATGCGGTGCATGCGGCAGGGGGCAAAATCTTTTTGCAGTTGTGGCATGTGGGCCGGATGTCGCATGCGTCATTTCATGGTGGAGAAGCCCCTGTGGCCCCATCGGCCATTTTGCCGCAGGCGCAAGTGTGGGTAGCCGATGAAAGTGGCAAGGGCGCGATGGTTGATTGCCCGCTGCCGCGCGCGCTCGAAACCGCTGAAATTGCCGATATCGTCGATGATTTTCGCCGTGGAGCAGCCAATGCAATGGCCGCCGGTTTTGATGGGGTGGAGATTCACGGTGCCAATGGGTATCTGATTGATCAGTTTTTACGCACCACCTCAAATTTGCGCCAAGATCAATACGGCGGTAGCCGCGAAAACCGCGTGCGTTTCCTGCAGGAAATTACCGCGGCAGTGGTTGATGAAGTTGGTGCTGAGCGCGTCGGCGTGCGGCTAGCGCCGTTTATCACTGCCCGTGGTATGGATTGCCCTGACATTATTCCGACCATTTTACTGGCGGCCGAGCAGCTAAATAGACTAGGGATTGCTTATCTGCATTTGTCGGAGGCTGATTGGGATGATGCGCCGGTGGTGCCGCTGTCATTTCGCCAGCAATTGCGCAATACCTTTACTGGCGCATTGATTGTGGCCGGTGGCTACACGCCAGAAAAGGCCGAGTTGATTTTGAGCCAAAGTCTGGCCGATCTGGTGGCCTTTGGCCGCCCCTTTATTGCTAACCCTGATTTTCCGCGCCGCATTGCCACTGGACAGTCGTTGGCGCAACTGGATGGCGCAACGCTATTTGGCGGTAATGCTAAGGGCTACACCGACTATCCCGCAGCGACTTAA
- a CDS encoding LysR family transcriptional regulator: MKLLREFEIFIHTAQTGSLSDAARLLDLSPAATSIAIKRLEAQLNTALFIRSTRSLRLTQAGEVFLQHCLPAVQMLQDGCRAVQAGDQLSGVLQISLPSDLGRNVILPWLDEFQHQYQQIKLRVAISDRLVDIFRESVDLALRYGSLPDSAMIALPVCSENRRVLCAAPSYLARHGTPQQFSDLAQHNCLCFMLGDYVYDRWRFSAQRQEVSVQVSGDRVALDGDAVRRWAVAGFGIAYKSQLDIAEDLQAGRLIRLCPDLEGEAAPLNLLCADRRQISPLVQALQAFLSQRCAALLSTQGSSSD, encoded by the coding sequence GTGAAATTACTGCGCGAATTTGAGATATTTATCCACACCGCCCAAACCGGCAGCCTGTCCGATGCCGCCCGCTTGCTTGATTTAAGCCCAGCCGCCACCAGCATTGCCATCAAGCGGCTCGAAGCTCAGCTCAATACCGCACTGTTTATTCGCTCGACGCGTAGCTTGCGGCTCACCCAGGCTGGTGAGGTATTTTTGCAGCATTGCCTGCCCGCCGTGCAAATGCTGCAAGATGGCTGTCGCGCGGTGCAGGCCGGCGATCAGCTCAGTGGTGTACTACAAATTTCGCTACCATCCGATCTGGGGCGCAACGTCATCCTGCCGTGGCTCGATGAGTTTCAACACCAATACCAGCAAATCAAATTGCGCGTGGCCATTTCGGATCGGCTGGTTGATATTTTTCGCGAATCGGTCGATCTGGCTTTGCGCTACGGCAGCCTGCCCGATTCGGCGATGATTGCATTGCCGGTCTGTAGTGAAAATCGCCGCGTATTGTGCGCCGCGCCCTCCTACTTGGCGCGGCATGGCACGCCGCAGCAATTCAGTGATCTGGCGCAGCACAATTGCCTGTGCTTTATGCTGGGCGACTATGTATATGATCGTTGGCGTTTTAGTGCACAGAGGCAGGAAGTATCGGTTCAGGTCAGCGGCGATCGGGTCGCACTCGATGGCGATGCGGTGCGGCGTTGGGCGGTAGCCGGTTTTGGGATTGCCTACAAATCGCAATTGGATATCGCAGAAGATCTACAGGCCGGTCGCCTGATTCGCCTATGCCCCGACTTGGAAGGCGAAGCCGCCCCGCTCAACTTGCTATGCGCCGATCGCCGCCAGATCAGCCCGCTGGTGCAAGCGCTGCAAGCTTTTCTTAGCCAGCGCTGCGCAGCGCTGTTGAGTACACAGGGGAGCAGCAGCGACTGA
- a CDS encoding cobyric acid synthase: protein MPTLMIQGCTSDAGKSTLTAALCRLLVRRGIKVAPFKPQNMALNSAVTEDGGEIGRAQAVQAVACGLAAHTDMNPVLLKPSSDCRAQVIIQGKSIGNLDAVDYHEYKSTAKKAVFESWGRLASQYDWVIVEGAGSPAEVNLRQGDIANMGFAEEADCPVWLVADIDRGGVFAHFVGTLVCLSESEQARIKGFIINRFRGDISLLQPGCDWLEAKTGKPVLAVVPYLHGLDIAAEDALPRTVANADGEFRIVIATLPHISNHTDFDPLRRLPNVRCEFANPNQPLPECDLLIIPGSKNTQGDLAHLRAQGWDAQIARHLRYGGKLIGVCGGLQILGETIADPMGIESEAKSSMGLGHIPIETVLRADKQLINVQGHLLHDGAAVKGYEIHLGQSQLLLHGADWHSLCVLDDGREEGWLSPDGQILATYLHGVFDEPSALQSLLSWAGCERDVMAAPDASILLEQEIDRLADALDAALDWEKVAQAGLLLM from the coding sequence ATGCCTACCTTAATGATTCAAGGCTGCACGTCAGATGCAGGCAAATCGACTTTAACCGCCGCGCTGTGCCGCCTGCTGGTGCGGCGCGGTATTAAAGTGGCGCCATTTAAGCCGCAAAATATGGCGCTCAATTCGGCGGTGACCGAGGACGGTGGCGAGATTGGTCGTGCGCAGGCGGTGCAGGCGGTGGCGTGTGGCTTGGCTGCGCATACCGATATGAATCCGGTACTGCTCAAACCGTCGAGCGATTGCCGCGCGCAGGTGATTATTCAGGGTAAATCGATTGGCAACCTAGATGCGGTGGATTATCACGAGTACAAGTCCACCGCCAAAAAGGCCGTGTTTGAGTCTTGGGGCAGACTGGCGAGTCAATATGATTGGGTGATTGTCGAAGGCGCGGGCAGCCCGGCCGAAGTGAATTTGCGCCAGGGCGACATCGCCAATATGGGCTTTGCCGAAGAGGCCGATTGCCCGGTTTGGTTGGTGGCCGATATTGATCGGGGTGGTGTGTTTGCGCATTTTGTCGGCACGTTGGTCTGCTTGAGCGAGTCGGAGCAGGCGCGGATTAAGGGCTTTATTATTAATCGTTTTCGCGGCGATATTAGCTTGTTGCAGCCCGGCTGCGATTGGCTGGAGGCCAAAACCGGCAAGCCGGTGCTGGCCGTGGTGCCGTATCTGCATGGTTTGGATATTGCCGCTGAAGATGCCTTACCTAGAACAGTGGCGAATGCCGACGGCGAATTCCGCATTGTGATTGCCACGCTGCCACATATTTCCAACCACACCGATTTCGACCCGTTGCGCCGCTTGCCGAATGTGCGCTGCGAGTTTGCTAACCCGAATCAGCCTTTGCCCGAGTGCGATTTGCTAATTATTCCCGGCAGTAAAAACACGCAAGGCGATCTGGCGCACCTGCGCGCGCAGGGTTGGGATGCGCAAATCGCGCGGCATTTGCGCTACGGTGGCAAATTAATCGGCGTGTGCGGTGGCTTGCAAATTCTGGGCGAGACGATTGCTGATCCGATGGGTATTGAGTCAGAGGCTAAGTCCAGTATGGGTTTGGGGCATATACCCATTGAGACGGTCTTGCGGGCTGACAAGCAGTTGATCAATGTGCAAGGGCATTTGCTGCATGATGGCGCGGCAGTGAAGGGCTATGAGATTCATCTAGGCCAAAGCCAGCTGTTGCTGCATGGCGCGGATTGGCACAGCCTGTGCGTGCTCGACGATGGTCGCGAGGAGGGCTGGCTTTCGCCCGATGGCCAGATTCTGGCGACCTATCTGCATGGCGTGTTTGATGAGCCATCCGCGCTGCAAAGCCTGCTGAGCTGGGCTGGTTGCGAGCGTGATGTCATGGCTGCGCCTGATGCCAGCATATTGCTGGAGCAGGAAATTGACCGCTTGGCCGACGCGCTGGATGCTGCACTCGATTGGGAGAAAGTAGCACAGGCGGGCTTGCTCTTGATGTAG
- a CDS encoding MerR family transcriptional regulator yields the protein MLTIGQMARCFGLTTKTLRHYDNIGLFRPTMTGNDNHYRYYRAEQIETLGRIVWLRQFGVALETIRELAEQGVLNDAATMREFLQDHATTMAAEIAKQQQVLTQLNYFLTQEWSIAAMQIPQRVTYPAKRIIGMLWQANDEESIPEMWQRFLMREHEIVRQNKSPDSYGVCQPLENGNWRYIAGVSVDSQTAIPVGMVAVDIPARTYACVEHRGVVSTMQETYQAAYQEWLPAAGMQVDEAIDFEHYGECFLGPTHPDSITKIYIPLKN from the coding sequence ATGCTTACTATCGGCCAAATGGCGCGCTGTTTTGGTTTAACGACCAAAACCTTGCGGCATTACGACAACATCGGCTTGTTTCGCCCAACGATGACTGGCAACGACAATCACTATCGCTATTATCGTGCGGAACAAATCGAGACTTTGGGTCGCATCGTCTGGTTACGTCAGTTTGGCGTAGCGCTGGAAACGATCCGCGAATTGGCTGAGCAGGGCGTATTAAATGATGCGGCAACCATGCGAGAATTTTTGCAGGATCATGCGACGACGATGGCTGCAGAGATTGCAAAGCAGCAGCAGGTACTCACCCAACTGAATTACTTTTTAACTCAAGAATGGAGTATCGCGGCAATGCAAATCCCTCAGCGTGTAACTTATCCAGCAAAACGAATTATTGGCATGCTCTGGCAAGCCAATGACGAGGAATCGATTCCCGAAATGTGGCAACGTTTCCTAATGCGTGAGCATGAAATCGTTCGCCAAAACAAATCGCCAGATTCATATGGGGTCTGTCAGCCATTGGAAAATGGTAATTGGCGTTATATTGCAGGCGTTTCGGTGGATAGCCAAACTGCGATTCCAGTCGGAATGGTCGCGGTTGACATTCCTGCTCGCACCTATGCCTGTGTTGAGCACCGTGGTGTAGTCAGTACGATGCAGGAAACTTACCAAGCGGCCTATCAGGAATGGTTGCCCGCGGCTGGCATGCAGGTCGATGAAGCGATAGATTTTGAGCACTATGGTGAATGCTTTTTGGGGCCAACTCACCCCGATAGCATTACGAAAATCTATATCCCGTTGAAAAATTAA
- the bioH gene encoding pimeloyl-ACP methyl ester esterase BioH — translation MELLIETRGRGPDVVLLHGWAMNGTVWNAVVRELEQDFCVHVVDLPGHGGSKLADDQTLTLQTMVDAVDAAFPFPVQVVGWSLGGAVATNWALQQRDKIRSLTLVASSPCFMQRSDWQPAMAQKVLEQFAAALQTDWQGTLKRFISLQAMGDASAREVTRELLADLFKHGEPKLAHLTDGLNILRDTDLRGEVGKIDCPVLLQYGDRDTLTPLDAGMWLAKTLPQAQFKLHYKAAHAPFLSHLADFVVTQHEFLLANI, via the coding sequence ATGGAATTATTAATTGAAACGCGCGGGCGTGGCCCCGATGTGGTGTTGCTGCACGGTTGGGCGATGAATGGCACGGTGTGGAACGCCGTGGTGCGCGAGTTGGAGCAGGATTTCTGCGTGCACGTGGTGGATTTGCCCGGTCACGGCGGCAGCAAATTGGCCGACGATCAAACGCTGACTTTGCAAACGATGGTCGACGCGGTCGATGCAGCTTTTCCTTTTCCGGTGCAAGTCGTCGGCTGGTCGCTCGGCGGCGCGGTGGCGACAAACTGGGCCTTGCAGCAACGCGATAAAATTCGCTCTCTGACACTGGTCGCGTCCAGTCCGTGTTTTATGCAACGGTCCGACTGGCAACCGGCAATGGCGCAAAAGGTGCTCGAGCAATTTGCCGCTGCGCTGCAAACCGACTGGCAAGGCACGCTGAAACGCTTTATCAGCCTGCAAGCGATGGGCGACGCCAGCGCCCGCGAAGTGACGCGCGAATTGCTCGCTGATTTGTTCAAACATGGCGAGCCTAAACTCGCGCATCTGACCGATGGCCTCAATATTCTACGCGATACCGATTTGCGTGGCGAAGTGGGCAAGATCGATTGCCCGGTGCTGCTGCAATACGGCGACCGCGACACCTTAACGCCGCTTGACGCTGGCATGTGGCTGGCCAAAACGCTGCCACAGGCGCAATTTAAATTGCATTACAAAGCAGCGCACGCGCCGTTTTTGTCGCACTTGGCGGATTTCGTCGTAACTCAGCATGAATTTCTTCTGGCCAATATTTGA
- the hslO gene encoding Hsp33 family molecular chaperone HslO, protein MKDVLERFLFEKAPVRGELVKLDATYKEVLARHNYPLVLQSRLGELMAAGALLSAMLKFDGTLVMQMHGTGALQLLVVEVTSQNTLRATARWDADKIGSFDEQTSVAELLGRGRFMITIDPTVGEAYQGVVGMEVGQSVAQIIEHYMTHSEQLDTRLWLACDNGIAAGMMLQKMPAQDDLENTWEHLVTLADTVKNEELLELEPRETLYRLFHEDSARVFDPATPRFACTCSRERVGGMIKLMERHEVDEVLAERGHVHVVCDFCGKEYTFDPVDIGVLYSGTDSAGSETLQ, encoded by the coding sequence ATGAAAGATGTTTTAGAGCGGTTTCTGTTTGAAAAAGCGCCGGTACGCGGCGAGCTGGTCAAACTGGATGCGACATATAAAGAAGTGCTCGCGCGTCACAATTATCCGCTGGTGCTGCAATCGCGCCTGGGCGAGCTGATGGCCGCAGGCGCACTGCTATCGGCCATGCTTAAATTTGACGGCACGCTGGTGATGCAGATGCACGGCACCGGCGCATTGCAATTGCTGGTGGTTGAAGTCACCAGCCAGAACACGCTGCGCGCCACCGCCCGCTGGGACGCCGACAAAATCGGTAGCTTTGACGAGCAGACCTCGGTCGCTGAATTGCTCGGCCGTGGCCGCTTTATGATCACGATAGATCCAACGGTGGGCGAGGCATATCAGGGCGTGGTTGGCATGGAAGTCGGCCAATCGGTCGCGCAGATTATCGAGCACTATATGACGCATTCCGAGCAGCTCGACACGCGGCTGTGGCTGGCCTGTGACAACGGCATCGCGGCGGGCATGATGCTGCAAAAAATGCCAGCGCAAGACGATCTGGAAAACACCTGGGAACATCTGGTGACGCTGGCCGACACGGTCAAAAACGAAGAATTGCTCGAGCTCGAACCGCGCGAAACGCTATACCGCCTGTTCCACGAAGACAGCGCCCGCGTGTTCGATCCTGCGACACCACGCTTTGCCTGCACCTGCTCGCGCGAACGCGTTGGTGGCATGATCAAATTGATGGAGCGCCATGAAGTCGATGAAGTCCTCGCCGAGCGCGGCCATGTGCATGTGGTGTGCGACTTCTGTGGCAAGGAATACACGTTTGATCCGGTAGATATTGGTGTGCTGTATAGCGGCACGGATAGCGCTGGTAGTGAAACCCTGCAGTAA
- a CDS encoding MFS transporter produces the protein MTTVVVVQKDGQIAIAADSQSTFGDMRLGAIDDARWNKIFQHEGSYFAICGSAAHDLVLQSALKKIKNLDFSSRAAIFESFRKLHVKLKEDFYLKPDEEEDDPYESSQMTVLIANAHGIFGVYSLREVYEFQRFWAMGSGRDFAIGAMNALYDQLDAAGLAKAGIEAGCAFDISSSMPMTSYQLARRVD, from the coding sequence ATGACCACGGTTGTTGTCGTGCAAAAAGACGGCCAGATTGCCATTGCGGCCGATAGCCAATCGACCTTTGGGGATATGCGCCTGGGGGCCATTGATGATGCGCGCTGGAACAAGATTTTCCAGCACGAGGGCAGCTATTTCGCCATTTGCGGCAGCGCGGCGCACGATCTGGTGCTGCAATCGGCACTCAAAAAAATCAAAAACCTTGATTTTTCCAGCCGCGCCGCCATCTTTGAGTCTTTCCGCAAATTGCACGTAAAACTCAAAGAGGATTTCTACCTCAAGCCCGACGAGGAAGAGGACGATCCCTACGAGTCGAGCCAGATGACGGTGCTGATTGCCAATGCCCACGGTATTTTTGGCGTTTACAGCCTGCGCGAAGTGTATGAATTTCAGCGCTTCTGGGCGATGGGCAGCGGGCGCGATTTTGCCATTGGCGCCATGAACGCGCTGTACGATCAGCTCGATGCTGCAGGTCTGGCCAAGGCCGGTATCGAGGCAGGGTGTGCATTTGACATCAGCTCCAGCATGCCGATGACCTCGTATCAACTGGCCCGTAGGGTGGATTAG
- a CDS encoding DUF6268 family outer membrane beta-barrel protein, with amino-acid sequence MFKYGLIGLLLAHSAGSALAGDQPAGLEFNYSLSSIRSGEFDLDSGGQAKTRWLMGSVGIKMQLDRQNSIGIDFSAARQHWDFNNPKVWGGKTPWQTIEQASIGLSYTHATQDGWIYSFAPSVGLSGEQDAQRSDSYHYGTTGFVAKSIAPDLLIGLGLGAYRTFDETSVFPFVVVNWQITPTLRLSNPFSAGAVGPAGVELSWSATPQLELGTGTTIRSYSSRLAKNNKVAAGGVLEQTSMPLFVRAGYRFSPALRLDSYIGSAIGGEMRIRDEHGHEVRKEKHDAMPFIAVSFSGEF; translated from the coding sequence ATGTTCAAATACGGCTTAATCGGCTTGCTGCTGGCGCATAGCGCAGGCAGCGCACTGGCCGGTGATCAACCTGCTGGCCTGGAGTTCAATTACTCGCTGAGCAGCATTCGCAGCGGCGAGTTTGACCTCGATTCAGGCGGGCAAGCCAAAACCCGCTGGCTGATGGGCAGCGTCGGCATTAAAATGCAGCTGGATCGCCAGAACAGCATCGGCATTGATTTTTCTGCCGCCCGCCAGCATTGGGATTTTAATAATCCTAAGGTCTGGGGCGGCAAAACGCCGTGGCAAACCATCGAGCAGGCATCAATTGGCCTGAGTTACACGCATGCCACGCAAGACGGCTGGATTTATTCGTTTGCGCCTAGCGTGGGCCTATCGGGCGAACAAGACGCCCAGCGTAGCGACAGCTATCACTACGGCACCACCGGCTTTGTCGCCAAATCAATTGCGCCAGACTTGCTGATCGGCCTGGGGCTGGGCGCTTACCGCACATTTGACGAAACCAGCGTCTTTCCATTTGTCGTGGTCAATTGGCAAATTACGCCCACGCTACGCCTGAGCAATCCGTTTAGCGCGGGCGCTGTAGGGCCAGCGGGCGTCGAGCTAAGCTGGTCGGCCACTCCGCAGCTGGAGCTGGGCACCGGCACGACCATCCGCAGCTACAGTAGCCGTCTGGCCAAGAACAACAAGGTCGCAGCAGGGGGGGTATTGGAGCAGACGTCAATGCCACTCTTTGTTCGGGCCGGATACCGCTTTAGCCCGGCATTACGCCTTGATTCCTATATTGGCAGCGCCATCGGCGGCGAAATGCGGATTCGTGACGAACACGGCCATGAAGTGCGCAAGGAAAAACACGACGCCATGCCATTTATAGCCGTTTCGTTCTCGGGCGAATTCTAA
- a CDS encoding ABC transporter ATP-binding protein: protein MSALHISQLYKHYQLDAVRVPALIDINLDIQPQRFTVLSGPSGSGKTTLLNLIGCIDQPDSGEIIIAGQNTKTLSDNALADFRSRHIGFIFQNFNLLPVLTAFENVEYPLILTKMPAAKRKARVAQLLDAVGLSDKARNLPGQLSGGQRQRVAIARALATEPQWVLADEPTANLDSQTGAAIIQLMRRMQRELKVSFVFSSHDPQVLAAADDAVFIRDGQLQPMQAKSALSSVDSNNNQQQVAA from the coding sequence ATGTCTGCGCTACATATTTCACAACTTTATAAGCATTACCAGCTCGATGCGGTGCGCGTACCGGCGCTGATCGACATCAATCTGGACATCCAGCCGCAGCGCTTTACCGTGCTGTCCGGCCCTTCGGGCAGCGGCAAAACGACGTTACTGAATCTGATCGGCTGCATCGATCAACCCGATTCGGGCGAGATCATCATCGCCGGACAAAACACCAAAACGCTTAGCGACAACGCGCTAGCTGATTTTCGTTCGCGCCATATCGGCTTTATTTTCCAGAATTTCAATCTGCTGCCGGTGCTCACCGCGTTTGAAAATGTCGAATACCCGCTGATTCTGACCAAAATGCCCGCCGCCAAGCGCAAAGCGCGCGTTGCGCAATTGCTTGACGCAGTCGGCCTCAGCGATAAAGCGCGCAATCTACCGGGGCAGCTTTCTGGTGGACAACGCCAGCGAGTGGCCATTGCCCGCGCACTGGCCACCGAGCCGCAATGGGTGCTGGCCGACGAGCCAACGGCCAATCTCGACAGCCAGACAGGCGCGGCGATTATCCAGCTGATGCGCCGGATGCAGCGCGAGCTGAAAGTGTCTTTTGTCTTTTCATCGCACGACCCGCAAGTGCTGGCCGCCGCCGACGATGCGGTGTTTATCCGCGACGGGCAACTGCAGCCGATGCAGGCCAAATCCGCGCTGAGCAGCGTCGACTCAAACAATAATCAGCAACAGGTGGCAGCATGA
- a CDS encoding ABC transporter permease — MNTLSLAWRNLLRNRRRSMTTLLAMVIGVVAILLFGGYSGNINLGLQTGFVRDSGHLQIQRQDYFLYGTGNPAAYGIRDYQRVIAVIKDDPVLAPMLTVVTPTLSLGGIAGNFSAGVSRTVVGNGIVVDEQNQLRLWNDYQFPDEARPSPLSNTAQNAASIGVGVARVLQLCAALKVSDCPQAKAPPSTTTAAADAAADAASAPDDISALSELEAAPKSSGPAEAGARIELLAANTHGAPNVAALQVVKAELLGVKELDDMSITLHLKQAQQLIYGNDAPQVTAIVLQLKHTEQIAAAQARLNQLLQTEFKSLSLEVHDYATLNPSYGQITGMFAAIFSFITLLIGAIVLFTVGNTMSMAVVERTVEIGTLRAIGLRRGGIRRLFVCEGVLLGLVGAGLGVLMALLFAYIINHSGLSWMPPGNTDPVALTVRVWGEPNMILGTAIGLLLVAAISAWWPARRAAQLNIVDALRHV; from the coding sequence ATGAACACACTCTCTCTGGCCTGGCGCAATCTGCTGCGCAATCGCCGTCGCTCAATGACCACCCTGCTGGCCATGGTGATCGGGGTTGTCGCCATCCTGCTGTTTGGCGGCTATAGCGGCAATATCAATCTGGGGCTACAAACCGGCTTTGTTCGCGACAGCGGCCATTTGCAGATTCAGCGCCAGGATTACTTCCTCTATGGCACCGGCAATCCGGCAGCATATGGCATTCGTGATTACCAGCGCGTGATTGCAGTGATCAAGGACGACCCGGTGCTCGCACCAATGCTCACCGTGGTCACACCGACGCTCAGTCTGGGCGGCATCGCTGGGAATTTCTCGGCCGGCGTATCGCGTACCGTGGTGGGCAACGGCATTGTGGTCGACGAACAAAACCAGCTGCGCTTATGGAATGACTATCAGTTTCCCGATGAGGCGCGCCCTTCGCCGCTGAGCAATACCGCGCAAAACGCAGCCAGCATTGGCGTTGGCGTGGCTCGCGTCTTGCAGCTGTGCGCAGCCTTGAAAGTCAGCGATTGCCCGCAGGCCAAAGCGCCGCCGAGCACGACTACTGCTGCCGCTGATGCCGCCGCTGATGCCGCATCTGCGCCGGATGACATCAGCGCCCTGTCCGAGCTGGAAGCTGCGCCCAAATCATCAGGCCCCGCCGAAGCGGGAGCCCGTATCGAATTGCTCGCCGCCAATACCCACGGCGCGCCCAATGTGGCCGCGCTGCAAGTGGTCAAAGCCGAGCTGCTGGGCGTCAAGGAGCTGGACGATATGTCGATCACGCTGCACCTGAAGCAAGCGCAGCAGCTGATCTACGGCAATGACGCGCCGCAGGTAACGGCGATCGTGCTGCAGCTCAAACACACCGAGCAGATCGCTGCCGCGCAGGCACGGCTTAATCAGCTATTGCAGACTGAATTCAAATCGCTCTCGCTTGAAGTACACGACTACGCCACCCTCAACCCGAGCTACGGCCAGATTACCGGCATGTTTGCCGCCATTTTCAGCTTTATTACGCTGCTGATCGGCGCAATTGTGCTGTTTACCGTCGGCAATACGATGAGCATGGCGGTGGTCGAGCGCACGGTTGAAATCGGCACCCTGCGGGCCATTGGCCTGCGCCGAGGCGGGATTCGCCGACTGTTTGTCTGCGAAGGCGTACTGCTGGGGCTGGTGGGTGCGGGTCTGGGCGTGCTGATGGCGCTGCTGTTTGCCTACATCATCAATCACAGCGGGCTAAGCTGGATGCCACCGGGCAATACCGATCCGGTTGCACTCACCGTCCGGGTCTGGGGCGAGCCCAATATGATTCTGGGTACCGCCATCGGCCTGCTCTTGGTGGCCGCAATCTCGGCCTGGTGGCCAGCCCGCCGCGCAGCACAACTCAATATCGTCGATGCCTTGCGCCATGTTTAA